The Pseudomonas baetica genome includes a region encoding these proteins:
- a CDS encoding ArnT family glycosyltransferase, whose translation MLRPPALAGCLKPMSRAATSLFVLAALLFFFALGNHQLQGSTEARVAGIAMEMHLDNDWVTPRLFGEPFLEKPPLSLWLDAGAMRVFGVSPWAVRLASALAGLLSVMLLYGMLRRFERPKAIAWTAGILLATMASYWSNVRGVGEDALLALGVTAALLAFFQAQRAATFGSSLLFVVGIAIATLSKGVLGLAMPGVVIFAYLLADNLMDKRLKVGDWLRPGLLTVVGLIPLLIWLVVLYQHGGAQALKEVLLTNSVGRFSGSFVEAGHYEPFYYYLAKLPEAFLPWNILVYLGLWHLRKQLKANRYLLFFSLWIIAQFIMLTLASSKRTVYLMSMTPAAAVIAAEYAGVLFERLRRHETTNRFVGRIARHRQTLAMSILTLVIVSYLGAAQWALPQADKKLSFLPLTEHIQTLQAEGQQVALFQANERVGGASVFYTRQVLKGLDTEAQLGEYLAAASSHVAVMAADKEPAAPLKVLKTLMVGRQAYYFVSY comes from the coding sequence ATGCTCAGGCCTCCCGCCCTTGCCGGTTGCCTGAAACCCATGTCGCGTGCCGCCACTTCGCTGTTTGTGCTTGCTGCCCTGCTGTTTTTCTTCGCGCTAGGCAACCATCAATTGCAAGGCTCCACCGAAGCCCGCGTCGCCGGGATCGCCATGGAGATGCACCTGGACAATGACTGGGTGACGCCCCGTCTGTTCGGCGAGCCGTTTCTGGAAAAACCACCCCTGAGCCTGTGGCTGGATGCCGGCGCCATGCGCGTGTTCGGCGTTTCGCCGTGGGCGGTGCGACTGGCGTCGGCGCTGGCCGGGTTGCTCAGCGTGATGTTGCTCTACGGTATGTTGCGGCGCTTCGAACGGCCCAAGGCAATTGCGTGGACGGCGGGAATTCTGCTGGCAACCATGGCCAGTTATTGGAGTAACGTGCGCGGTGTGGGCGAGGATGCGCTGCTGGCCCTCGGTGTGACGGCGGCGTTGCTGGCATTTTTCCAGGCGCAACGTGCAGCGACCTTCGGCAGTTCGCTGCTGTTTGTCGTCGGCATTGCCATCGCCACGCTGAGTAAAGGCGTGCTGGGCCTGGCGATGCCGGGGGTGGTGATTTTCGCTTATCTGCTAGCCGATAACCTGATGGACAAACGTCTTAAAGTCGGTGACTGGCTGAGGCCGGGATTGCTCACCGTGGTCGGGCTGATTCCACTGCTGATCTGGCTCGTCGTGCTTTATCAGCATGGCGGTGCACAAGCGCTCAAAGAAGTGCTGCTGACCAACAGTGTCGGGCGTTTCAGCGGATCATTCGTCGAGGCAGGGCACTACGAGCCATTCTATTACTACCTGGCGAAACTGCCCGAAGCCTTCCTGCCGTGGAACATTCTGGTGTACCTGGGGCTGTGGCATTTGCGTAAACAGTTGAAGGCCAATCGTTACCTGCTGTTTTTCAGCCTGTGGATCATCGCGCAATTCATCATGCTGACCCTCGCGTCGAGCAAGCGCACGGTGTACCTGATGTCGATGACGCCGGCGGCTGCAGTCATAGCGGCGGAGTATGCGGGGGTGCTTTTCGAGCGATTGAGAAGGCATGAAACCACCAATCGATTTGTCGGACGAATCGCCCGTCATCGTCAGACGCTGGCAATGAGCATCCTCACACTGGTGATCGTCAGTTATCTCGGCGCCGCGCAATGGGCGCTGCCCCAAGCAGATAAAAAGCTCTCGTTCCTGCCGCTGACCGAACACATTCAAACGCTGCAGGCCGAGGGGCAGCAAGTGGCACTGTTTCAAGCCAATGAGCGGGTCGGCGGTGCCAGCGTGTTCTACACCCGGCAGGTGCTCAAAGGCCTGGATACCGAGGCGCAGCTAGGGGAATACCTGGCCGCCGCCTCATCGCATGTTGCGGTGATGGCCGCAGACAAAGAACCCGCCGCTCCGTTGAAAGTGCTCAAGACCTTGATGGTCGGGCGGCAGGCTTATTACTTCGTCAGCTACTAA
- a CDS encoding helix-turn-helix domain-containing protein: MKRNKVEATGLDSFIADISPMLEGLGDQLATLSKLLSACHDPIKNDDDLQVRMALIDELYSHASTEDHAAARFAEFVADRVYEYENETVLIAYSSQSEALAFLLSERGVKQKDLSEIATQSAVSEILNNKRKMTVAQIKGFAEFFKVPVEFFMHGVV, encoded by the coding sequence ATGAAGCGTAATAAAGTCGAAGCGACAGGACTGGATTCCTTCATAGCCGATATTTCACCCATGCTTGAGGGACTGGGCGATCAGCTAGCGACTTTGTCCAAGTTGTTGTCTGCCTGCCATGATCCGATAAAAAATGATGACGATCTGCAAGTGCGAATGGCCTTGATTGATGAGCTTTATTCCCACGCAAGCACCGAAGATCATGCAGCAGCAAGATTTGCGGAGTTTGTGGCTGATCGGGTTTATGAGTACGAAAATGAAACGGTGTTGATTGCTTATTCGTCCCAATCTGAAGCGCTGGCGTTTCTGCTGTCGGAAAGAGGCGTCAAACAGAAGGACTTGTCTGAGATTGCGACCCAGAGTGCCGTTTCAGAGATATTGAATAACAAGCGAAAAATGACCGTTGCACAGATAAAGGGATTCGCCGAGTTCTTTAAAGTGCCGGTCGAGTTTTTTATGCACGGTGTGGTTTGA
- a CDS encoding DUF1302 domain-containing protein — protein sequence MISTRLRLSGAALPGVGLAGLLQFCAVDGVQAAEFSVLDKQVTGSFDTTLSYGRLWRVQGRDKTNDDVNTNDGNRNFDTGLVSEVYKITSELEANYQNYGLFVRGTAFYDTQLMDKRNDYYRNNNPSQPSQSYPQDDRFTSQTRDIAGSRIEMLDAYVHGSWDVAQMPVTARVGRQVFNWGEGIFYRGGINTTNPVDAAKYRLPGAEVKEVLVPVEALSFNIGLTDSLTLESFYQTNWKETRIDPVGTFYSQTDLFADGGNTGYNNFSGTALDTPVPGFGNVIGLYSALGNNPLLNSALQTTGLYANGVTPAYGNTLKVASIGKDYNARNDGQFGFAFRYIAEQLNSTEFGLYMVNYHAKEPTIAADLGGYNGIDMDALTNLLTGVAGSQAGALANGLATADVMGNIQAHRRYAEDIRMYGFSFNTTLGEASVFGEVAYRPNLPIGVAATNDLIGDLANGAAAAVTGQSINVGGQMVTLDSQINNAERVEAFNTSLGTIYNFGPTASFDSLFGIFELASEHLRGSNLQYTAFDGSNRYYAGTGNYSYVSGGERDDQVNRDSYSYTAMLNGTWNDVYAGVNVSPYVVYKDDFKGNSYQAGNTIEGRKAYTLGIKANYQNKLEAELQYTEFYGGGQNNGIRDRDNVGFNLKYFL from the coding sequence ATGATCAGTACTCGATTGCGCCTGTCCGGCGCGGCGCTACCCGGTGTCGGCCTGGCAGGGCTGCTGCAATTCTGCGCGGTCGACGGGGTGCAGGCCGCCGAGTTCAGTGTGCTGGATAAACAGGTCACCGGCTCGTTCGACACGACCTTGTCTTATGGTCGCTTATGGCGGGTGCAGGGTCGCGACAAAACCAACGATGACGTTAATACCAACGACGGTAATCGCAACTTCGACACCGGGCTGGTTTCCGAGGTGTACAAGATCACCTCCGAGCTTGAGGCCAACTATCAGAACTACGGCTTGTTCGTGCGCGGCACCGCGTTCTACGACACCCAACTGATGGACAAGCGCAACGATTACTACCGCAACAACAATCCGTCGCAACCGAGTCAGAGCTACCCGCAGGACGACCGCTTCACCAGTCAGACCCGAGACATCGCCGGCAGCCGGATCGAGATGCTCGACGCTTACGTCCACGGCAGTTGGGACGTCGCGCAGATGCCGGTGACGGCGCGCGTCGGTCGTCAGGTGTTCAACTGGGGCGAGGGGATTTTCTATCGCGGCGGCATCAACACCACCAATCCGGTGGACGCGGCGAAGTACCGTTTGCCCGGCGCCGAGGTCAAGGAAGTGCTGGTACCGGTGGAGGCGCTGAGCTTCAACATCGGCCTGACTGACAGCCTGACCCTGGAGAGTTTCTACCAGACCAACTGGAAGGAAACCCGCATCGATCCGGTCGGCACGTTCTACTCGCAGACCGACCTGTTCGCCGACGGTGGCAACACCGGTTACAACAATTTCAGCGGCACCGCGCTTGATACTCCGGTGCCGGGTTTTGGCAACGTCATCGGTTTGTACAGCGCGCTGGGCAACAACCCGTTGCTCAACTCCGCCCTGCAAACCACTGGCCTGTACGCCAACGGCGTGACGCCGGCGTATGGCAACACGCTGAAAGTGGCGAGCATCGGCAAGGATTACAACGCGCGCAACGATGGCCAGTTCGGCTTTGCCTTTCGCTACATCGCCGAGCAGCTCAACAGCACCGAGTTTGGGTTGTACATGGTCAATTACCACGCCAAGGAACCGACCATCGCGGCGGATCTGGGTGGGTACAACGGCATCGACATGGATGCGCTGACCAATCTGCTGACGGGCGTTGCCGGCAGTCAGGCCGGGGCGTTGGCCAACGGTCTGGCCACGGCGGATGTGATGGGCAATATCCAGGCGCATCGGCGCTATGCCGAAGACATTCGCATGTACGGTTTCAGCTTCAACACCACGTTGGGCGAGGCCTCGGTGTTCGGTGAAGTGGCTTATCGACCGAACTTGCCCATTGGCGTTGCGGCCACCAACGACCTGATCGGCGATCTGGCCAACGGTGCGGCTGCGGCGGTAACGGGCCAGTCGATCAATGTCGGCGGGCAAATGGTCACCCTCGACAGCCAGATCAACAACGCCGAGCGCGTCGAAGCGTTCAACACCTCGCTGGGCACCATCTACAACTTCGGCCCCACGGCTTCGTTCGACTCGCTGTTCGGCATCTTCGAACTGGCCTCCGAACACCTGCGCGGCAGCAACCTGCAATACACCGCTTTCGACGGCAGCAATCGTTATTACGCCGGCACCGGTAACTATTCCTATGTGTCCGGCGGTGAGCGTGACGATCAGGTCAACCGCGATTCCTACAGCTACACAGCGATGCTCAACGGCACGTGGAACGACGTGTATGCCGGGGTCAACGTTTCGCCTTACGTCGTCTACAAGGACGACTTCAAGGGCAACAGCTATCAGGCCGGCAACACCATCGAAGGTCGCAAGGCCTACACGCTGGGGATCAAGGCCAACTACCAGAACAAGCTCGAGGCCGAGTTGCAATACACCGAGTTCTACGGCGGCGGGCAGAACAACGGCATTCGCGATCGCGACAACGTCGGGTTCAACCTCAAGTATTTCCTTTGA
- a CDS encoding phospholipase translates to MKLTFLLLLLFATAPTAWGWSNHTVGSYLALQDLPALRDASGIEVEPLEQFLVQQYPAVVALLEQQESFAREHFAQYPPRPDNLQLPAVPGDNLRHDFFTALRINPQIHLAMVIQPMPGKDLPEREHLSAEQVMVEQTLSPWNRQRFIVVAEGEKVVPLAVLASAADEPDYGHDINLFSDNPGDVGALYGFGPQPFGDARFQYSSQAPFHMGFFHESAVVYAAAGFLERSWPDWRAYQYMGLARLAFASGHPYWGYRFLGWGLHHVQDLTQPYHAKPLPGVDLASLLLLEGKALAGFSGDKQASIERVATRHMEIEKYQSTWLRRLLRTGQAHPMLDAYTDFSQDKQYPPYSVDYLREVVSAESVDDSAAFDEAIGQWLETAPVTSDFSSGNQLRREDFDHPALNQQLFRLLGHFGAHSRIYVSAGLVP, encoded by the coding sequence CAGCTACCTGGCGTTGCAGGATTTGCCAGCGCTGCGTGACGCTTCAGGCATTGAAGTCGAGCCGCTGGAGCAGTTTCTTGTGCAGCAATATCCGGCCGTGGTTGCGCTGCTCGAGCAACAGGAAAGCTTCGCCCGCGAGCACTTCGCCCAATACCCTCCGCGCCCCGACAATCTGCAATTGCCCGCCGTGCCGGGGGACAATCTGCGCCACGATTTCTTCACCGCGCTGCGCATCAATCCACAGATTCATCTGGCGATGGTGATCCAGCCAATGCCAGGCAAGGATCTGCCGGAGCGCGAACACCTCAGCGCCGAGCAAGTCATGGTCGAGCAGACGCTCTCGCCGTGGAATCGCCAGCGCTTCATCGTTGTCGCTGAAGGCGAAAAAGTCGTGCCTCTTGCGGTGCTCGCCAGCGCTGCTGATGAGCCGGATTACGGCCACGACATCAATCTGTTCAGCGACAACCCTGGCGACGTCGGCGCGCTGTACGGTTTCGGCCCGCAACCGTTCGGCGATGCGCGTTTCCAGTACAGCTCGCAGGCGCCGTTCCATATGGGCTTCTTCCATGAAAGCGCGGTGGTGTATGCGGCTGCCGGTTTCCTCGAGCGCAGCTGGCCAGACTGGCGTGCGTATCAGTACATGGGCCTGGCGCGACTGGCGTTTGCCAGCGGTCATCCTTATTGGGGTTATCGCTTTCTCGGCTGGGGCCTGCACCACGTCCAGGACCTGACCCAGCCTTATCACGCCAAGCCATTACCCGGCGTCGATCTTGCCAGTCTTCTGCTGCTGGAAGGTAAGGCGCTGGCCGGTTTTTCGGGCGACAAACAAGCGTCAATCGAGCGTGTTGCCACCCGACATATGGAAATCGAGAAATACCAATCGACCTGGCTGCGACGCTTGCTGCGCACCGGGCAAGCGCATCCGATGCTCGACGCTTACACCGATTTTTCCCAAGACAAACAGTATCCGCCGTACTCCGTGGACTACCTGCGTGAGGTGGTCAGCGCCGAGTCTGTTGATGACTCCGCCGCGTTCGATGAAGCCATCGGCCAGTGGCTGGAAACGGCGCCGGTCACCAGTGATTTCAGCAGCGGCAATCAGTTACGCCGCGAAGATTTCGACCATCCGGCACTCAATCAACAACTGTTCAGACTGCTCGGCCATTTCGGCGCACACAGCCGGATTTATGTCAGTGCGGGACTCGTGCCCTAG
- the rimJ gene encoding ribosomal protein S5-alanine N-acetyltransferase has protein sequence MPLLTLPCQRLTLAILAPEQAELESDFYRRNQRHLAPWSPIRTTDYFSTEQIRRRLDIQASAFDAGLAMHFALLTADGQQMIGACNFSGIIRGAFQACYLGYHIDEAHQGQGLMQEGLVAGIGYMFETQNLHRIMANYVPGNERSARLLERLGFEQEGYAKAYLNIAGRWQDHVLTALVNPGFETPDQRWSRRLG, from the coding sequence ATGCCGCTGCTGACCCTGCCCTGCCAACGTCTGACGCTCGCCATCCTTGCCCCGGAGCAGGCAGAACTGGAAAGTGATTTCTACCGACGCAATCAGCGTCACCTGGCGCCGTGGTCGCCGATTCGTACCACCGACTACTTTTCCACCGAGCAGATACGTCGACGCCTCGACATCCAGGCCAGTGCCTTCGACGCCGGGTTGGCGATGCATTTTGCCCTGCTGACAGCGGACGGCCAGCAGATGATCGGTGCGTGCAACTTCAGCGGCATCATTCGCGGGGCGTTTCAGGCGTGTTACCTGGGCTATCACATCGACGAAGCGCATCAGGGCCAGGGCTTGATGCAGGAAGGGCTGGTGGCCGGCATCGGCTATATGTTCGAGACCCAGAACCTGCACCGGATCATGGCCAATTACGTGCCCGGCAACGAGCGCAGTGCTCGCCTGCTTGAGCGACTGGGCTTCGAACAGGAAGGCTACGCCAAGGCGTATCTGAACATTGCCGGGCGCTGGCAGGATCATGTGCTGACGGCACTGGTCAATCCGGGCTTCGAAACACCGGATCAGCGTTGGTCGCGCCGACTGGGGTGA
- a CDS encoding type II toxin-antitoxin system HigB family toxin, with protein MRVITKAAVARAIETHGQWRDPLTLWLTIFDRASLRFESFEKLRQDWASASGWNVDRIPHSKLRLTSKKGPLDIYVFDIKKNECRVITWINTKTGTIYIKDILPHAGYDKWWKGDVK; from the coding sequence ATGAGAGTGATCACAAAAGCGGCGGTTGCGCGGGCCATTGAGACTCATGGCCAGTGGAGAGATCCTCTCACCTTGTGGCTAACCATCTTCGACAGAGCATCGCTGCGCTTCGAGTCGTTTGAGAAGCTTCGTCAAGACTGGGCCAGCGCCTCAGGTTGGAACGTCGATCGTATCCCTCACTCGAAACTGAGGCTGACGAGCAAGAAAGGTCCGCTTGATATTTACGTTTTTGATATCAAGAAAAACGAGTGCCGTGTCATTACGTGGATCAACACGAAGACTGGCACTATCTATATCAAAGACATTCTTCCCCATGCCGGATATGACAAATGGTGGAAGGGTGATGTCAAGTAG
- a CDS encoding DUF1329 domain-containing protein, with protein MFHTSRLTKTTLALVMGLAASTALAAITPQQAEQLKTTLTPMGAERAGNAAGTIPAWTGGITQAPAGYKPGQHHPDPFAADKPLFTITKANLDQYKSHLSPGQIALFNSYPDTFQMPVYPSRRSGSAPQWLYDNTLKNATSAKLLEGGSGFSDAYGGVPFPVPKYGVEVLWNHITRYRGIYVVRRASEAPVQRNGSFALVTSQQEALFNYYRPGGQFADLKNILFYYVAFVKSPARLAGGAALVHETLDQLKDARQAWIYDAGQRRVRRAPNLAYDTPIASSDGLRTADDTDLFNGSPDRYDWKLKGKQEIYIPYNNYKVASPDVKYAQLLTPGHLNPQFTRYELHRVWVVEGNLKPGSRHIYSKRVLFLDEDSWGAALVDQYDGRGELWRVSMAYLKNFYDLPTTWSALDVFHDLQARRYYVQNLDNEESETVDFAQPVPEDAYFMPSALRQRGTR; from the coding sequence ATGTTTCACACTTCACGATTGACCAAGACCACGCTGGCGCTCGTTATGGGCCTGGCTGCCAGCACCGCTCTAGCCGCCATCACCCCGCAACAAGCCGAACAACTGAAAACTACCCTGACCCCCATGGGCGCCGAGCGTGCCGGCAACGCCGCCGGCACCATCCCCGCGTGGACCGGCGGCATCACCCAGGCCCCGGCCGGCTACAAACCGGGCCAGCATCACCCGGACCCGTTTGCGGCGGACAAACCGCTGTTCACCATCACCAAAGCCAACCTCGACCAGTACAAATCCCATCTCAGCCCGGGCCAGATTGCGCTCTTCAACAGCTACCCCGACACCTTCCAGATGCCGGTCTATCCTTCGCGTCGATCAGGTTCGGCGCCGCAATGGCTGTACGACAACACCCTGAAAAACGCGACTTCGGCCAAGCTGCTCGAAGGTGGCAGCGGGTTCTCCGATGCCTATGGCGGCGTGCCGTTTCCGGTGCCCAAGTATGGCGTCGAAGTGCTGTGGAATCACATCACCCGGTATCGCGGCATCTACGTTGTACGGCGTGCCTCCGAAGCGCCGGTCCAGCGCAACGGCAGCTTCGCGCTGGTGACCTCGCAGCAGGAAGCGCTGTTCAACTATTACCGTCCCGGCGGGCAGTTCGCCGATCTGAAGAACATCCTCTTCTACTACGTGGCATTTGTGAAAAGCCCGGCACGGCTGGCCGGCGGCGCCGCACTGGTGCACGAAACCCTCGATCAGCTCAAGGATGCGCGCCAGGCCTGGATCTACGACGCCGGCCAACGCCGTGTGCGCCGCGCGCCGAACCTTGCGTACGACACGCCAATCGCCTCGTCCGATGGCCTGCGCACTGCCGACGACACCGACCTGTTCAACGGCTCGCCGGATCGCTACGACTGGAAGCTCAAGGGCAAGCAGGAAATCTACATCCCCTACAACAACTACAAAGTCGCCAGCCCCGACGTGAAGTACGCGCAACTGCTTACCCCCGGTCACCTCAACCCGCAATTCACCCGCTATGAGCTGCACCGCGTGTGGGTGGTGGAAGGCAACCTCAAACCCGGTTCGCGGCACATCTATTCCAAGCGCGTGCTGTTTCTGGATGAGGACAGCTGGGGGGCTGCGCTGGTCGATCAATACGACGGGCGAGGGGAGTTGTGGCGCGTGTCGATGGCCTACCTGAAAAACTTCTACGACCTGCCCACCACCTGGAGTGCGCTCGACGTTTTCCACGACTTGCAGGCGCGCCGTTACTACGTGCAGAACCTCGACAACGAAGAATCGGAAACCGTCGACTTCGCCCAGCCTGTGCCTGAGGACGCGTACTTCATGCCGTCGGCGTTGCGGCAGCGTGGGACGCGGTAA
- a CDS encoding ISL3 family transposase: protein MKPDGDALQIDLTPHATRFPSCGGCQKPCSTTHEYCQRVIRDLPILGRAVRLSVLLRRVGCRDCGKRMEAVSWLDRYARMTRRLAEAVIQACERLPTLHVAQMFGLHWETVRVLERRALQAALSVLPKAQPRRLVMDEFALFKGHRYASVVLDADTRRVLWIGEGRSRAAVRPFFEELGPEGCARIEAVAMDMNTAFDLEVRQHCPKARVVYDLFHVVAKYGREVIDRVRVDEANRLRHDKPARKVIKQARWLLLRNPQNLKTPEQQVRLEDLLAANQALMTVYLMKAELKTLWTPSTAWGWRSAWKQWLRHADESAIPALILFAKRLKGYWRGIVSRVRWPMHTGQLEGINNRIKVIKRMAYGYRDSEFFFMKIKSVFPGNP, encoded by the coding sequence ATCAAGCCTGATGGTGATGCCCTCCAGATCGATCTTACACCCCACGCCACCCGATTCCCTTCCTGTGGTGGGTGCCAAAAACCCTGTTCAACCACGCATGAGTATTGCCAGCGAGTCATTCGTGATTTACCCATTCTCGGTCGCGCAGTACGCCTGAGCGTTTTGCTCCGACGCGTTGGTTGCCGCGACTGTGGCAAACGCATGGAGGCCGTCAGTTGGCTGGATCGCTATGCCCGTATGACACGGCGTCTGGCAGAGGCGGTCATTCAAGCCTGTGAACGCCTTCCCACGTTGCACGTAGCGCAGATGTTTGGGCTGCATTGGGAGACCGTTCGGGTGCTGGAGCGTCGAGCCTTGCAAGCAGCATTGAGCGTTTTGCCAAAGGCGCAACCGCGACGTTTGGTGATGGACGAGTTCGCATTGTTCAAAGGTCATCGTTATGCCAGCGTTGTTCTGGATGCGGATACGCGACGGGTGCTGTGGATCGGCGAAGGCCGCAGCCGGGCGGCGGTCAGGCCATTTTTCGAAGAGCTGGGGCCAGAGGGGTGCGCCCGAATCGAAGCGGTGGCAATGGACATGAACACCGCTTTTGATCTGGAGGTTCGTCAGCACTGCCCAAAAGCGCGAGTGGTCTACGATCTTTTCCATGTGGTGGCCAAATATGGCCGAGAGGTGATTGATCGGGTTCGCGTCGACGAAGCCAATCGACTGCGTCACGACAAGCCGGCCCGAAAGGTCATCAAGCAAGCGCGTTGGCTGCTCCTGCGCAACCCGCAGAACCTGAAAACACCGGAGCAACAGGTCCGCTTGGAGGATTTGCTGGCGGCCAACCAAGCGTTGATGACGGTCTACTTGATGAAAGCTGAACTCAAAACGCTCTGGACGCCAAGTACCGCCTGGGGCTGGAGATCAGCCTGGAAGCAATGGCTGCGCCACGCTGATGAAAGCGCGATACCGGCTCTGATCCTGTTCGCCAAACGGCTAAAGGGTTACTGGCGGGGAATCGTCAGCCGGGTTCGCTGGCCGATGCACACGGGGCAGTTGGAAGGCATAAACAATCGAATAAAGGTTATCAAACGGATGGCGTACGGTTACCGGGATAGCGAATTCTTTTTCATGAAAATCAAGAGCGTCTTTCCCGGTAATCCGTGA